The genomic window TACTCCTTTCTAGCAAGATCTCTAATGTCTGCATCTAACTCCTCAATTACTAATATACTCCCTTCTAGCAAGAATTTAATGTCCTGTTCCTTTTACTCATCTAGCGTTCCTTTAAAATTTTAGAGAAACACAAATTTCTCAATGTCAAAATCGGTTTCTATATCTAATaaatagacaaacagtagcatctAGCAACTAAAATCATCATCAAATACTGACAATGTGGTATCTATAAACAAAAAGAGGGCATCTATAAGTATTGTACTGAGAAAGTGAGGACCTGAGGACTAGGAGTGGGCTCCAGGCACAGACGACTGGACCGCGGGTTCGGTCGGATAAACCTGAAGGAATTTTTTGAAAAAATGTCGTTGCGACAAGaattacgggacggagggagtacttagctAAGTGCTAAAATACGCGAAAACTCTGGGCCGAAGCACCAAGGTCGTAAACTATTCAATAGCCCTATATTTGATCATTTTGCATTATCTATTCAGGTAACACAGAAGATAGGCTGTGCTATATGAATGAAGACAACAGAGAAGATGTTCACAAACCATCCATGACATATGACGTTGGGAATCTTGATTTACTATGTTCATCTACATAATGTTCTTCTGTAGGCAAGTTGTTAGAACATTATTACTAGTTTTCTTTTTGAACCAAGAACATTATTACTAGTTTGTAACACCCACATATCTTATATCTCCCTGCTGCCTTTTCTCTGTAGTGCGTAAACTTGGCTCTAATAACATTGTTGTTTTTACATAATCAATTGCTCTTGCACTTCTATAAGCTGTTCAAGTGCACTTTCTTCGCTGGGTGTTGGACAAGTACACTTCTAGACTAAAGTTTGACAATTATCCATGGCAATACCAAAGATATTCGTTAGTCTCAGTCCCGCCGTTTTTGCTATCACCGTTCTGGGGAAGGCAGGCAACCCTATCCAATTCTCACTTGTAAAGCTATTTTtgatggatatgctccaaggataATGAGAACGATAACAAGAAATAAATACAAGAAAAATACTTTCCATAGATAAGTTCCGAAAACGATGAATGGCAGGATGCTAACTAGGTCCTGTAGTGCTTTGCGTACTTGTGATTCATAATATTTCCATAGTCACTTTCTGTTTCTTGTGTGCTGACATATCCCCTTTTGTAGCCTGTAGGTTATCAAGAGGGTATGGTAGGAACTGTCAGACCCAAGGAGGATCTGAAGAACTGGATTCAGAGGAACTAGTCTGAACTTAGCTATTTCATTCACTTTTAGAGGAAAGATTGGAGCAGTTTAGCTTCTTACAGAGGAACCTAGCCAGCCAGGAACACTGGCGGCgcaaagggggaaaccctagaaaACTGGGAGATGGTTCTAGCGTCTCCAATCCCTGGCTTTATAGCCTTACAAAccgagaaaagaaaagaagaaaatgaataCAGAGTGGTTGAGGCTGCAAGCCTTTTGCCGGAAAGTGAACAGCGACGCGTCCGAGTCGGGGAGCCGTCCGATGCGTGATCCACGGTGTCAGCTTCATCATAACTCGCGAAACGGTACGGGTGAAGGGAAGACGTTGGATCCGGGATGGACGGCTCAGCTGTCTTCGCGTGCTCGTGGAAGCAATTCAAATTAACTGAACTTTGCCTTCAGGTGTTGCTACGTTGCAGACGGGTCCTGACAGGAACCACCGGAAGACTGTATGATTCTTTTCTTGGCATCCATTATTATCCATTACAAATACTTAGCTCAGTGTTAAAACACCTGAAAGCTCTGGGCCAATGCACCAGGGTGATAAGCTCTTCAATACCTTTGACATTCTCTCTCTCAACTCAGATAACACAGAAGATAAGCCGCACAATATGAGTTAAGATTAGAGAAGATTTTCCCAGACCATCAATGGCATGACCTTGGGACTTCTGATTTATCATGTTCATCTACTTATTTTTTGTGTGTAGGGAAGTGGTCAATAGTCAGTTCATTGTTACTAGTCTGTAACGCTCACATGTCCTATATTTTGGAATCATGTTTACGTTACTTAATGTCAGAATTTCATTGCCTGTATCAAACCAAGATAGTATTAATGATAAGATGTATTGTACTCCACTTCTTCCACTGAGATGATTTTGTCCATGTTGCAGGCTTGCTGGTTTTGCAAATTAGTCTTCAGTTGGACATTCCCATCCAGTTCTTGCGCACAAGATCAAACAGTCTGGCAGATGGACAACCAGTTGGGAGCTGTGGAGACTGAAAAGAAGCCATGCGTAAGACAATATGGATAATCTAGAGTTTCTACACCGACTATGTATTTCATCACAAATAATCCATTAACATTAATTGGATCATAGCAGAAAAATTAAGTTTATTGCTTCATAAATTATGTACGTCAGATTCTCTCAAATGAAGATGAAAGTGTATGGTACTACTGCTGTAAAAACAGAGGTGTATATCTCAGTGGCGTTTTGACAGATGATATATATACAAAAATCTAATGCTTTGGAGAAAACAGTGATAAATGCAAATGGTAATAGTTTTCCTGTCGTCACAAAGTTCACATTTCAGAGGTGACAACGAAAACAAATTCTACGACGCATGATAAACATGTACCCTCTCTGAGAATACACCAAAACCTTGAACTAAGGTGCTAGGCACCACTTTATTGCAGGtatccaaacaaacaaaaaaagtacTAGTACAGTGCTAAATTTTCCTTGCACATGAAGTCAGTCGTCTGTGGGTAACAGCCACATCGGTGGACGTGGCGGTGGCAGCAGGCAACCATTTTTGTGTCTAAAAGGACGTTGCACTTCTTCAGTCCCTTTCTCCAGGTTGAAAATGTGCAGGTAATTCTCCTCGGCAGCGATGTTGTTCAGAAAGTAGATACAGTTGCTAGACAAACCATGTTCACTGGCCGAACATGATGCTCCAAAGTTGGAAGCTCCGATGCTGTCTCCACCCAAGAGGAACACCCTATCACCAATCCTGTCCACCTTGCACCATTCCGGCCTCGAGAAGTCCATCTTATACACGTCGACCTTGTCGATTTTGTGCACGTTGTGTCCAAGAAAGACAACGACCACCATAAAGAGGTCACCACATGATTCAACCAAGTAAGTTGAAGTAAACGGCATGGTGTCGGGCAGTTCAACCATATCAACTTCAAACTCGGTGAGGCTGAGCTCAGGGCTGAACTCCACTACTCCAAGGGCGTGTCGTGAACGTGTAGTAGACCTTGCCCCCAACAGCAGCAATGCCTTTAAGTTTGGCCATATGTATCTCCCGGGGCTTGTCATCTGCAAGGAACATGGTGAGCTCATAGTTGTAAGAGTCCCATTGGCTTCCTCCGATTCGGCACACCAACAGATTAGGCTGGTCAAGATCGAGGACCAGAACAGTGCAAGACGATGTCGAGCTAGGCTTGTCGGAAAGCAGGCACTTGCACCTCCTGGGAAATTCTTGTTTTGGGGATGGAAGGCTGATCCTCTGGCCGTCCTGAGGACGCCACAGGAACGTGTGCAGGGAAGCAGGTTCCAGCGCGAGCACCCAGAGCCCTGTGGAGACTCGAAGCACCTGTAGTCCTTGCGTTCATGGATGGCTGCGGTGCTCACGGCCTGGTTGGAGATGATGAACCGCGTCTGGCAGTCATCTGTACGGTTCCCAAGATCATGCACAAGCAATGGGAAGGGGCCTTCCATCTGCTGCAGCCTGCAGGCTAGGAATTTCCTCAAGTATTTCTAGCACTAGTATTCAGcaacagcaagcaaaaaaagacTCAGCACCCGGATCTCTGGCTGCGCCTTGGCCCTTGGGTGTTCTTGGCCCCCTTTATTTATAGCGATTGATGTCGTCCTTCTTGGTGATCTCTGCCGTCTCCCACCTGGAATCGGGCTCCCAACTCCGCTGCTAGGTCGAATTCGTCTCCCTCCGGGAATCCGGCTATCAACTCCTGCACTTCAACGATGAGGAGATGCAGACCTAGGTCACGGGGGAAGCAAGAAAAATCGAATTTTTTTTTGTGGTGCTTACCAGTTACCACCAACACGGATCTCTTCCCGATTCCTCTGCTCTTGTTCCCCCCGGATGCGGATTCGCCTCCTGTGCCCACGGCCGCCGTCTCCTTGGTCGTCCACGGCGATTTGAAGGTGGGCAGGTTTTCGGATAAGGTCCGGCTCGTCTTGTGCGTTCGGTTAGACCCAGCCTGTCGGTTCGCTCAGTTTCTTCATATTTTACCCATCGGTACGGTGTCCATGGTTTTCATTTTCAGTCAGATTTCGATTAAATTCACTGAATTTTATTATTTTCAAAAGTCACTAAAATATTTACCTTCCGGTTAAAATATTTCAGTAATTTCAGCACTACGAGTTGATTCAAGTGTTTTTCAAAAATAACTTTAAAAAACGCAAATATTTAATGGGAAACGCTTGCCATCAGCCGGCGGATCGCACGCCCGTGATCCGCCGCCTACTCCCTGTGACGCGTGTGTCTCTTTCCGCAATTTTTTCTGTAACATCATGTGTTGCAAAATTATCTTCCGTAACAACACCCTATGTTGTAAAAAGATAAAGACGAGAAAAGCTACAAATATTTTCTGCAACATCATCTGTGTTGTAAAAATTTCTTCCGCAATAACATCTATGCTGCAAAAATagcaaagaaaaaaaaatctgcaaTATCACCTATATTGCAACAGGTTACTGCAACATAAGCTTTGTAGCAAAGAATTCTGGAACACTAATCTTGTTGCAGTGATCAGGACGATGCTAGATAGCTGTAGGTCGAACGATTGTCGAGCTTTTAAAAGATTCGGTGGCCGACGCGTAGCGTGGTCCATATTAATTAACGTCAAGCAAATATTACGGCCTTTTGTCCAAAAAGCAAACCAAAATCACTAAAATTCACTTAATTTTGATGATTTCGATTGGTACTGAAATTTTTCTGAAATTGAAAGTGAAAACATTACTGTGTCCGGCTCCCACTCTCCCTTCGGCACCGACATTTCCCCTTGCTAATTTGCTCCCTATATAAATTTTATTACGAGCTTCACATCCTGAGGTTTTTCGTTGTTTATGTTTCACTCTTCAGGTTGCCAGAGTTATCAGCATTTACATCCAACTCGGCAAAGATGAGCAAAGAACCTAGCCACGAGGGATATGTTAAGTGGCAGTTCATGGGACATGATGTCATTTGGAACATGTTCATCGTGGAAGAAATTTTCCGCGACCTTGGTGGTTTCGGACCCTATAGATGCGCACTCGGATGGTCCTCGGTGCTTTGGTTGCTCAATGTGCAATTGGTTGTACTAGGGACTAGTGTTGGAGTCAAATACGGCAGATCTCGGGATGGGGGATCCCGAATAGGTAGCCTTGGTGCGATGGTAACAGGGGacactgtaacgcccggataattatgctacagtgaaGCTCTgcaaatgatgccacgtcacctccattactgttgctaatcacgtgttagttcaaaacatttcaaattcaaaaatgaattagtgacaaccacccaaagttttcaaaagttgaaacaaaaatgttcggacagtgccaaatatggcataggtaattatggtgtagaagacacaattttataaaatacttaaatgccctaaattaaataaaacagaaaaggaaaataaagaaaaagaaaagaaaacacaaaaacagaaaacaaaactaacaaaaaaggaaaagaacccccctCTCCCTGGGTGATTGGCCCAACTAGCCAACAGCCAGCCAGCCAACCGGCCCATCCGGGTCGGCCCACTCCCCCGTCCCCCTTGTCGCCTCTTTCCCCGCGCCCTGTTCCTCTGCCTGCCCCATGAACAGGACGAACAGGGGTGCGTCCCCGTTGCACCACCTCGCCGTCCCTGTCaaggggataagatcgccagcgcccccgcctcctcgatcccatCTCCCACTCACCTCACGCTCCCTCTCGGCCTCCTTCTCCCCTTAGATCCACATCGCCGCTCCTCGCTCTCCCCCATGGCCGAGCGccttcgtcgccgccgctcgcagtAGACGCGACCACCGTCGCCCGTTCACCTATCCGACGAGTCCAACAGCTctgcctcgctcctctgcttcgactacaccactGGATTGAGCCCTGCAACGCCCACgacgccgtcgtcttcctcctctgctccgacaagcTTCGCCGCCGCttttcaccaactccggcgacgccctctgctgctactaaacccccaagggccaccgtgtgtgccgctcggtgagcccccgCTTCCTCCCCGTTTGCTCTCTCTCGCGCGCCCTAACTAGCTGCCGCCGAAGCGCCCGGACGCAgcaccgcggatctcgtcgccggcaagactccggtgaccaaatggtcacgggcatGATTCCGTTGAACTCACCGCATCGAGTAGGGTCCGACTAGCCATCCCGTTTGCCCAGTAGCGCGCCGCATCGCCGTTGCTGTTGCTCGCCCGAGACACCCCACCGCCGGCGACGTCGTACTGCTCGTCTCTGGCCACGCAGCCCGCGAAACCACCATCAACCGACGCATCATCGTCTTGCCGTTCTAACACGCCCGACCGCGACCAAAATGATGCCCTGTGGGCGATTTCTAACGATGCCCGAGGACGCGCCGCCGCGAACAAGCTCGCCGGCGTGATTCCGACGAGTCGCCGGCCGTCGCTGAGCTGGCCTAACGTGTGGGCCCCCTTGTGTCGTTGACGGGTGGGCCCCGTTGACCCGTTGACCTCGGTCAACGCTGACGTGgctcccctgtgtccatgacatgcgggccccatgccataaacgaataaaaataaatagataaattgctaattaatgaaattagttaattaaaaacttaatctctcactgactactgggccccacccgctaattaacccatttagttagtctaaaccccctgtaagtgcccctgacaatgacatgtgggtcccactggacccacatgtctagtttgactggtcaaccgaccagttgacttgttgacgtcaccctgatgtcatgcttattttatcatttactattctggataattcgaatttaaataaataattaaagtcagaaaatgattaaaactttagaaaatcatataaaataattcgtaactcggatgaaaatactttgtacatgaaagttgctcagaactacgagacgaatccgaatacacaacccgttcatccgccacacatccctagcatagcaaacacgcaacttccccctccggttcatttgtccgaaaacgtgaaacactgggaatactttcccggatgtttcccccctatgccggtatcacctactaccgcgttggggcacacctagcaccattcattgtcatgtcatgcatcgtcatgcatatgtttgcttttatatttattgtttcttcccccctcttctctcgctagacaccgagaccgacgtcgctgctacccagtacgactatggtgttgacgacctctccttctcggctgagcttctaggcaagccccctcccttgatcaccagatatcgcctattcttctctctactgcttgcattagaatagtgtcgcatgttactgcttttcgttaatcctatcctgatgcatagtctatccttgctactactgttgttacctttacctgcaatcctacatgcttagtataggatgctagtattccatctgtggccctacattcttgtccgtctgccatgctatactattgggtcgtgatcactcgggaggtgatcatgggtttatacatacatacatacatattatacaaattacatgatgtgactaaagtcgggttgactcgtagagtacccgcgagtgattcatggattgggggctgaaaggacctttgtcccgacagccctctgtgtggatctttgtggcggagcgacagggcaggttgagacaacctaggcgagaggtgggcctggccctggtcggcgttcatgattacttcataataacacgcttaacaagatcttggtatttgatctaagtctggccacttgcctatacgcactaaccagctacgcgggaacagttatgggcactcggcgtcgtggtatcagccgaagcctccttgatgttagcgactgagcggtgcgctgtaagtgcatctagtgccacccctagctgGTTTTgtagtattgatgacaaacctggttgagggactaatgtgtttgtgagaattgcaggataacacaggtagtagtccctcattgattcg from Triticum aestivum cultivar Chinese Spring chromosome 3B, IWGSC CS RefSeq v2.1, whole genome shotgun sequence includes these protein-coding regions:
- the LOC123070737 gene encoding uncharacterized protein — its product is MEGPFPLLVHDLGNRTDDCQTRFIISNQAVSTAAIHERKDYRCFESPQGSGCSRWNLLPCTRSCGVLRTARGSAFHPQNKNFPGGASACFPTSLARHRLALFWSSILTSLICWCAESEEANGTLTTMSSPCSLQMTSPGRYIWPNLKALLLLGARSTTRSRHALGVVEFSPELSLTEFEVDMVELPDTMPFTSTYLVESCGDLFMVVVVFLGHNVHKIDKVDVYKMDFSRPEWCKVDRIGDRVFLLGGDSIGASNFGASCSASEHGLSSNCIYFLNNIAAEENYLHIFNLEKGTEEVQRPFRHKNGCLLPPPRPPMWLLPTDD